The following proteins come from a genomic window of Proteiniphilum propionicum:
- the mutS gene encoding DNA mismatch repair protein MutS → MMKQYIEIKEQHPDAILLFRVGDFYETFSDDAISASEILGITLTRRANGAAQFVELAGFPHHALDTYLPKLVRAGKRVAICDQLEDPKLTKKLVKRGITELVTPGVSISDTILNHKENNFLCALHIAKNNLFGIAFLDISTGEFLTSEGTRDDIDKLLSNFTPKEVLIERGNKKKIEEAFGPNWLIFELDDWIFTEDAARERLQSHFQTRNLKGFGVENLTQGIIASGAIMQYLDITQHTQIEHINTLNRIEEERFVRLDKFTVRNLELISPMNEGGKSLLEVLDKTISPMGSRLLRRWIVFPLKDVKQIEARLNVVEYFFREPELKKILAQQLSLIGDLERIVSKAAVGRITPREVIQLKVALTAVGPIKEAFMASADNSLREMGEKLDPCPDIRDRIEKEIVPDPPALLNKGGYIRKNVNKELDELRDIAYSGKDYLMQLQQRESEKTGIPSLKVAFNNVFGYYIEVRNTHKDKVPADWTRKQTLVSAERYITEELKVYEEKILGAEEKIISLENQIYASLTESLIEYIPAIQANAGIIARADCLLSYANVAQQNRYMRPEINETDVIDIKEGRHPVIERQLPPDEPFIANDVYLDRDSQQIIIITGPNMAGKSALLRQTALITLMAQTGSFVPAESAKIGLVDKIFTRVGASDNISLGESTFMVEMNEAANILNNLSDRSLILFDELGRGTSTYDGISIAWAIVEYIHENPKARAKTLFATHYHELNEMEKTFKRIKNYNVAVKEIDKKVIFLRKLVPGGSEHSFGIHVAKMAGMPQSITKRADAILGEMETANRKDGIKKPINDFIKKREGYQLSFFQLDDPILSQVRDEIMNLDVNNLTPIEALNKLNEIKKIVKGK, encoded by the coding sequence ATGATGAAACAGTACATCGAGATAAAGGAACAGCATCCCGATGCTATTCTGCTGTTTCGCGTTGGAGATTTTTATGAGACATTCTCTGATGATGCAATATCAGCATCGGAGATATTGGGTATCACGCTCACGAGAAGGGCAAATGGTGCAGCACAGTTTGTTGAGCTGGCAGGATTTCCGCACCACGCACTCGATACCTATCTGCCTAAATTGGTGCGCGCCGGGAAACGCGTTGCAATATGTGATCAGTTGGAGGACCCGAAGCTGACAAAAAAACTGGTAAAACGGGGTATTACAGAACTGGTTACTCCAGGTGTATCAATAAGTGACACGATTCTGAACCACAAGGAAAATAATTTCTTGTGCGCACTTCATATTGCCAAAAACAACCTGTTCGGAATTGCTTTTCTAGATATCTCTACTGGCGAATTTCTTACATCTGAAGGTACCCGAGACGATATCGACAAATTGTTGTCAAACTTTACCCCAAAAGAGGTACTGATTGAAAGGGGTAACAAGAAAAAAATTGAAGAGGCGTTTGGCCCCAACTGGCTTATATTTGAACTGGACGACTGGATTTTCACAGAAGATGCTGCAAGGGAAAGGCTCCAGTCCCACTTTCAAACCAGAAACCTGAAGGGTTTCGGTGTGGAGAATCTCACTCAGGGCATTATTGCTTCGGGAGCTATAATGCAATACCTTGATATTACACAGCACACACAGATTGAACATATTAATACCCTGAACAGGATAGAGGAGGAACGTTTCGTGAGGCTGGACAAGTTCACGGTACGTAATCTTGAACTTATTTCACCGATGAATGAGGGAGGGAAAAGCCTTCTTGAGGTGCTGGACAAAACCATATCTCCCATGGGATCGCGACTGCTGAGGCGTTGGATTGTTTTTCCACTGAAAGATGTAAAACAGATTGAAGCGAGACTGAACGTGGTGGAGTATTTTTTCCGAGAACCGGAGCTGAAAAAGATTCTTGCTCAACAACTCTCACTTATTGGCGATCTGGAAAGAATAGTATCGAAAGCAGCGGTAGGCAGAATTACACCCCGCGAGGTGATACAACTTAAAGTGGCACTCACGGCTGTAGGGCCCATCAAAGAGGCATTTATGGCATCTGCCGACAACAGCCTGCGGGAAATGGGTGAAAAACTGGATCCTTGTCCCGATATCCGCGACCGAATTGAGAAAGAGATTGTTCCCGATCCGCCTGCACTGCTTAACAAGGGAGGGTATATAAGAAAAAACGTAAACAAAGAACTGGACGAACTCAGGGATATAGCCTATTCAGGGAAAGATTACCTGATGCAACTCCAGCAGCGCGAGAGTGAAAAGACAGGTATACCTTCACTGAAGGTGGCCTTCAACAACGTGTTCGGATATTACATTGAGGTGCGCAACACACACAAAGATAAGGTTCCTGCAGACTGGACCCGCAAACAGACACTGGTAAGCGCGGAAAGATATATAACTGAAGAATTGAAAGTCTATGAAGAGAAGATTCTGGGTGCGGAAGAGAAAATTATTTCACTCGAAAATCAAATCTATGCTTCACTGACGGAAAGCCTGATAGAGTATATTCCGGCTATCCAGGCAAACGCAGGTATTATTGCACGTGCCGACTGCCTGCTGTCATATGCAAATGTGGCACAGCAAAACCGCTATATGCGCCCTGAAATAAACGAAACAGACGTCATTGATATTAAAGAAGGGCGCCACCCTGTAATCGAAAGGCAGCTCCCACCGGACGAGCCATTTATTGCGAACGATGTATATCTGGACAGAGACTCACAACAGATTATTATTATTACTGGGCCTAATATGGCAGGGAAATCGGCCCTGCTGAGACAGACGGCACTTATAACGCTTATGGCACAAACTGGCAGTTTTGTTCCTGCTGAATCAGCGAAGATAGGGCTGGTAGATAAAATTTTTACACGTGTGGGCGCATCAGACAACATCTCACTGGGAGAATCAACATTCATGGTTGAGATGAACGAAGCCGCTAACATCCTTAACAACCTTTCGGACAGAAGCCTTATCCTGTTCGACGAGCTGGGGAGGGGTACAAGCACCTACGATGGGATATCTATTGCATGGGCCATAGTGGAATATATACACGAAAACCCAAAGGCACGGGCAAAAACACTTTTCGCCACGCATTACCACGAGCTTAACGAGATGGAGAAAACGTTTAAACGGATAAAAAACTACAATGTGGCCGTAAAAGAGATAGACAAGAAAGTGATCTTCCTAAGGAAGCTTGTTCCGGGAGGAAGCGAACACAGCTTTGGGATTCATGTCGCAAAAATGGCCGGAATGCCGCAAAGCATAACCAAACGTGCAGATGCTATCCTGGGTGAGATGGAGACGGCAAACAGAAAAGATGGCATAAAAAAACCGATCAACGACTTTATAAAAAAACGGGAAGGTTATCAGCTAAGCTTTTTCCAGCTTGACGACCCTATACTGAGCCAGGTACGTGATGAAATCATGAACTTAGACGTAAATAATTTAACGCCAATTGAAGCATTGAATAAGCTTAACGAGATAAAGAAGATTGTAAAGGGGAAGTGA